Proteins encoded by one window of Leptospira neocaledonica:
- the queA gene encoding tRNA preQ1(34) S-adenosylmethionine ribosyltransferase-isomerase QueA, translated as MEFQDLSDFDFELPEDQIAKFPAVQRDKSRLLVLGRTQDFLKEETEFSKILDYLREGDVLVANATRVSKRRVFLVTKTERRHEAMFLSEIEPGVWKTLIRNSKKLKLGDILSDEASGKFQLSVERKEEEFTILRSETPLDENSFETIGRTPIPPYFKRESNSEDDVRYQTVYSKNLGSVAAPTAGLHFTPELLEELKNRKIEFLKLELKVGYGTFQSLSEDHFANKKLHEEEFDLPSETTELLNSAKKNGKRIISVGTTTLRALESAYDPNDKTFRAGEGKTRLFLQPEDSILSCEGLITNFHLPQSSLLLLVSAFAEKEKILKAYKFAIEQKFRFFSYGDSMLILDPEKV; from the coding sequence ATGGAATTCCAAGATCTGTCCGATTTCGATTTTGAACTTCCCGAAGATCAGATTGCAAAATTCCCTGCGGTTCAAAGAGATAAGAGTAGGTTGCTTGTCTTAGGAAGAACCCAGGATTTCTTAAAAGAAGAAACAGAATTTTCAAAGATACTAGACTATCTCCGAGAAGGAGATGTATTGGTGGCAAATGCAACTAGGGTTTCCAAACGAAGAGTATTTTTGGTTACTAAAACAGAGAGAAGACATGAGGCAATGTTCCTTTCGGAAATCGAGCCTGGAGTTTGGAAAACACTTATTAGAAATTCTAAAAAGTTGAAGTTAGGAGATATACTCTCCGATGAGGCAAGCGGAAAATTCCAGCTTTCCGTTGAACGAAAAGAAGAAGAATTTACCATCCTTAGATCTGAAACCCCACTCGATGAAAACTCGTTTGAAACAATTGGTCGCACTCCAATTCCTCCCTATTTCAAAAGAGAAAGTAATTCGGAAGACGATGTTCGTTACCAAACTGTGTATTCCAAAAATTTAGGCTCTGTAGCAGCTCCTACAGCAGGTTTACATTTTACGCCGGAACTCTTAGAAGAACTAAAAAATCGAAAGATAGAATTTCTGAAACTAGAATTGAAAGTAGGTTACGGAACATTCCAATCCTTGAGCGAAGATCATTTCGCGAATAAAAAACTACATGAAGAAGAATTTGATCTACCTTCTGAAACAACGGAACTTCTCAACTCGGCTAAAAAAAACGGTAAAAGGATTATTTCTGTAGGCACTACGACTCTCAGAGCCCTGGAATCCGCTTATGATCCAAATGATAAAACCTTCAGAGCAGGAGAAGGAAAAACGAGGTTATTTCTGCAACCGGAAGATTCTATCCTAAGTTGTGAAGGTTTGATTACGAACTTTCACCTGCCCCAAAGTAGCTTACTTTTGTTAGTAAGTGCATTTGCGGAAAAAGAAAAAATACTGAAGGCCTATAAATTTGCCATAGAACAAAAATTTCGTTTCTTTTCTTACGGAGATTCCATGCTGATTTTGGATCCTGAAAAAGTCTGA
- a CDS encoding glycosyltransferase family 87 protein has product MWIDLKKSGPILAFFLFLAFLYANGFSRTDQSSDFSDYYEASRNFKLGKDIYSLDAFSEVIQEFESGKLNINQIFDPEVFFRIRAKMENVGSYIYPPTFAFLLIPISVLPFEVASGIFFTINFIALIVSLVLIGKLLGREKSFLFLSAVLLLSLRFVENHQNNNQVGFLLLLLILLSISIKKDWLSGLILSLAIVIKLTPAAFLFYFLYKKRPMVILYTVIFALGWVALPALYNPEFTWKMNQTWYDLVLDKYLKSPALRAWKNNQSLNSTLSKYFLSYSDLLNQGRFGMPFIILNIDQVKIISGLLSLGIAGPYLYKVYKGASEGFVLSGLFFFSIIFSGISWIHAFVFLLFPTAFALSKLWPDQGEPPLIWEKWKTKLLDYRSATVFISISILVLLLNRSFIGNAAEEALLMFSFLLYTSLIQYVCIFYSDPAK; this is encoded by the coding sequence ATGTGGATCGACCTGAAAAAGTCCGGCCCTATTTTAGCGTTCTTTTTATTCTTAGCTTTTCTCTACGCAAACGGGTTCAGCCGCACGGATCAATCTTCCGATTTTTCGGACTATTATGAAGCCTCCCGCAATTTCAAACTAGGCAAAGATATATATAGCCTGGATGCATTTTCTGAAGTAATCCAAGAATTCGAAAGCGGCAAATTAAATATAAACCAAATCTTTGATCCGGAAGTATTTTTTAGGATCAGGGCAAAAATGGAAAATGTAGGCTCCTATATTTATCCGCCAACCTTTGCATTTTTGCTCATTCCAATTTCAGTCCTTCCATTCGAAGTCGCATCTGGGATTTTTTTCACGATCAATTTTATTGCGTTGATAGTAAGCCTTGTTTTAATCGGAAAACTTTTAGGAAGAGAGAAATCCTTTTTATTTTTATCTGCAGTTTTACTTTTATCCTTACGATTTGTAGAGAATCACCAAAACAATAACCAAGTTGGTTTCTTGTTATTATTGCTGATCTTACTTTCTATTTCTATAAAGAAGGATTGGTTATCCGGACTCATTCTGTCGCTTGCAATTGTGATCAAGCTCACTCCCGCAGCATTCCTATTTTATTTCTTATACAAAAAAAGACCGATGGTGATCCTTTACACGGTTATTTTTGCTTTGGGTTGGGTCGCACTGCCTGCTTTATACAATCCGGAGTTCACTTGGAAAATGAACCAAACATGGTACGACTTGGTTTTGGATAAGTATCTCAAGTCTCCGGCTTTAAGGGCGTGGAAGAATAATCAGAGTTTGAATTCTACCCTATCTAAATACTTTTTATCATATTCAGATTTGCTAAACCAAGGAAGATTCGGGATGCCGTTCATTATTCTGAATATAGATCAGGTGAAAATTATCTCCGGATTATTGAGTTTAGGAATTGCAGGCCCTTATTTATACAAAGTATATAAAGGCGCCTCTGAAGGTTTTGTTCTTTCCGGACTATTCTTCTTCTCCATAATTTTCAGCGGAATTTCTTGGATACATGCATTCGTATTCTTATTATTCCCGACTGCGTTTGCTCTTTCCAAACTATGGCCAGACCAGGGAGAACCGCCGCTGATTTGGGAAAAATGGAAAACAAAGCTGCTAGATTATAGATCTGCGACTGTCTTTATCTCTATTTCCATACTAGTTCTTCTCTTAAACAGAAGTTTTATAGGAAATGCGGCAGAAGAAGCGTTACTGATGTTCTCCTTTTTATTATACACTTCTTTAATACAATACGTATGTATTTTCTACTCAGATCCAGCCAAATAG
- a CDS encoding glycosyltransferase family 4 protein has product MLKKENLKYKPRVAVDARPLSYGITGNSRYLAEVLQRLLRPDSPLEYYLYSNKPIHPVFNHLIGLTPTFIPSKLPGALWLNFTIPSLVKKHRIDLFWGTLQLLPIFGLKVPTLVNYHDLNFKSAPETMTTANYWQHKILSPITLKKADKVLCLSQNTKNDILNFLPKLEPKLEVVYPGVQGFGSVSAPEKTLPKNFLFSVGTLEPRKNLNTLVEAYLSLKKEEPNFPYPLVLAGRLGWKSEGLTSLLKEGGLEKDGVYFIENPDDSKLGWLYKNCSYFIFPSLHEGFGLPLLEAIRENKPCIVSDIPVFHEVLDEFTDSFVSPKNLEAWKNALSLAGKKGIYGRKPSRNDWSWDSTAKLVENSLVELWKSRKKNS; this is encoded by the coding sequence ATGCTAAAAAAGGAAAATTTAAAATACAAACCACGAGTTGCTGTAGACGCAAGACCCTTGTCTTATGGGATCACTGGGAATTCCAGATACCTCGCAGAAGTTTTGCAAAGACTTTTGCGTCCGGATTCCCCTCTAGAATATTATCTTTATTCGAATAAACCTATTCATCCTGTTTTCAATCATCTGATAGGACTTACTCCTACATTTATTCCTAGCAAACTTCCGGGAGCCTTATGGCTGAACTTCACCATACCTTCTTTGGTTAAAAAGCATAGAATAGATCTATTTTGGGGCACCTTACAATTACTTCCTATATTCGGATTGAAAGTTCCTACATTAGTAAATTATCATGATCTAAATTTCAAATCCGCTCCGGAGACAATGACAACTGCAAATTATTGGCAGCATAAAATTTTATCTCCGATCACTTTAAAAAAAGCGGATAAGGTACTCTGCCTTTCTCAAAATACGAAGAATGATATTCTAAACTTTTTACCTAAGTTAGAACCAAAATTAGAAGTGGTCTATCCGGGAGTCCAAGGTTTTGGATCCGTGTCCGCTCCTGAAAAAACTCTACCCAAAAATTTCTTATTCTCTGTCGGAACACTGGAACCCAGAAAAAATTTGAACACTCTTGTAGAAGCGTACCTCTCCTTAAAAAAAGAAGAGCCCAATTTTCCTTATCCTTTAGTTCTCGCAGGAAGATTAGGCTGGAAGTCGGAAGGTCTGACCTCTCTTTTAAAAGAAGGTGGTTTGGAGAAAGATGGAGTTTACTTTATAGAGAACCCGGACGACTCCAAGCTGGGTTGGCTCTACAAAAATTGTTCTTACTTTATCTTTCCTTCTTTGCACGAAGGTTTCGGCCTACCATTACTTGAAGCAATCCGGGAAAACAAACCTTGTATCGTTTCGGATATTCCTGTGTTTCACGAGGTTTTGGATGAGTTTACAGATTCATTCGTTTCTCCTAAGAATTTAGAGGCTTGGAAAAACGCACTTTCCCTTGCCGGTAAAAAAGGGATCTATGGCAGAAAGCCGAGTAGAAACGATTGGTCTTGGGATTCCACAGCAAAGCTAGTCGAAAATTCCCTCGTAGAACTTTGGAAATCAAGAAAGAAAAACTCCTAG
- a CDS encoding LIC20162 family protein, with translation MNKSSKSKSVWWNWENSNSEVRSSKIKKSKLRINYIPPFFVILIYGVFLFYLFPVKTLVSTWIFKFVELLQITKVLKLSLLTDKRLYDYTALFVISYIAFAFFLDLVRFLRKNLFQIFVTEENRLAVTKWGLLGKETIRWNPDQTGLQIHHKSGWFRSLLGLEKLSFRIHLSETENSVLAESPYFFSKHNPEFLSSVFRSV, from the coding sequence ATGAACAAATCCAGTAAATCCAAATCCGTATGGTGGAATTGGGAGAACTCCAATTCGGAAGTTAGGTCTTCTAAGATTAAAAAAAGTAAATTAAGGATCAATTATATACCTCCTTTCTTTGTGATCTTAATTTACGGGGTATTCTTATTCTATTTATTTCCTGTTAAGACCTTAGTATCTACCTGGATTTTTAAATTTGTAGAATTGTTACAAATCACCAAGGTATTAAAACTTTCTCTTCTAACTGATAAAAGGTTGTACGACTATACTGCACTTTTTGTGATCTCTTATATCGCGTTCGCTTTTTTCCTAGATCTGGTCCGGTTTTTGCGGAAAAACCTATTTCAAATTTTTGTTACAGAAGAAAATAGACTAGCAGTTACTAAATGGGGGCTTTTAGGAAAGGAAACCATTCGTTGGAATCCGGACCAAACAGGCTTACAGATCCATCATAAGTCAGGATGGTTTCGTTCACTCTTAGGTTTGGAAAAATTATCTTTCAGGATTCACCTCTCCGAAACTGAAAATTCGGTGCTTGCGGAGTCTCCTTATTTCTTCTCCAAACATAATCCGGAATTTTTATCCTCCGTGTTCAGATCCGTTTAA
- a CDS encoding MBOAT family O-acyltransferase, translated as MLFNSAHFLVFLPIVLILAKILKGTYQRVFLLLASLYFYNAWHPASIVCNDIRTSTWYENWIDLSFCNFNINLYIIILIVSMIVDYVAGRLMSGEGVSEKFRRLCLIVSLITNLGILAYFKYTNFLLEVFADVFNQISSGEPLKIQHLKIILPVGISFYTFQSMSYTIDVFRRNLEARKSFLDFALYVSFFPQLVAGPIVRAHTFFRDLDDTPKVTAEDVQIAFAQILMGFTRKIVFADNLAKVVDFTFTNYKILNPAEIWVGALAFGWQIYFDFAGYTDIAIGTARLFGYKFDPNFNFPMVARNIADHWSRWHISFSTWIRDYIYIPLGGSRVGVLKGYRNLFITWLFAGIWHGAAYHFVGWGLWQGIMLGIHREYSKTKVAAWLNERGGLSYDIGARIFTMFCLSFGFILFRAKTMEAAWAMMKSLVFAVPNGVYSVKTFINYDYGILLVICFILSYYFSRNPIETIVENKKKFGVFVTANLFIILFFGAGGQNFLYFDF; from the coding sequence ATGCTGTTCAATTCAGCCCATTTTCTCGTATTTTTGCCAATCGTTTTGATCCTGGCAAAGATCCTAAAAGGTACATACCAAAGGGTTTTCCTTCTTCTTGCCAGCCTCTACTTCTATAACGCTTGGCATCCTGCATCAATAGTTTGTAACGATATCAGAACCTCTACTTGGTACGAGAACTGGATCGATCTATCCTTCTGTAATTTTAATATCAACTTATATATCATCATCTTGATCGTTTCGATGATCGTAGACTACGTCGCGGGAAGATTGATGAGTGGAGAAGGAGTCTCCGAAAAATTCAGAAGGCTCTGCTTGATCGTTTCCTTGATCACAAATCTTGGAATCTTAGCTTATTTCAAATACACAAACTTCCTTTTAGAAGTTTTTGCGGATGTATTCAATCAGATCTCTTCAGGGGAACCCCTTAAGATACAACATCTTAAAATTATTCTGCCAGTCGGTATTTCCTTTTATACATTCCAGTCCATGAGTTATACTATAGATGTGTTTCGCAGGAACTTGGAAGCTCGTAAGTCCTTCTTGGATTTTGCACTTTATGTTTCCTTCTTCCCTCAATTGGTAGCAGGACCTATCGTTCGTGCTCATACTTTCTTCAGGGATTTGGATGATACCCCTAAAGTCACAGCCGAAGATGTCCAGATTGCGTTTGCGCAAATCTTGATGGGCTTTACTAGAAAGATAGTATTCGCGGACAATCTGGCTAAGGTAGTAGACTTTACATTCACTAATTATAAAATTCTAAACCCTGCAGAGATCTGGGTCGGAGCATTAGCTTTTGGCTGGCAGATCTATTTCGACTTTGCAGGATATACTGATATTGCAATCGGAACAGCAAGACTTTTCGGATACAAATTCGATCCGAACTTCAACTTCCCGATGGTTGCAAGAAATATCGCAGACCACTGGTCTCGTTGGCATATCTCCTTCTCCACTTGGATTCGGGATTATATTTATATTCCTCTAGGCGGTTCGCGAGTAGGAGTTTTAAAAGGATACAGAAACCTTTTTATCACCTGGTTATTCGCAGGTATCTGGCACGGAGCTGCTTATCATTTTGTAGGATGGGGACTCTGGCAAGGAATCATGCTCGGAATCCATAGGGAATATTCTAAAACTAAAGTTGCCGCATGGTTGAACGAAAGAGGAGGTTTAAGCTATGATATCGGCGCTAGAATCTTCACTATGTTCTGTCTTTCCTTCGGGTTTATCTTGTTCCGCGCAAAGACGATGGAAGCTGCGTGGGCAATGATGAAATCTCTTGTATTTGCAGTGCCTAACGGGGTCTATTCCGTTAAAACATTCATAAATTACGATTACGGAATATTACTCGTGATCTGTTTTATTCTTTCCTATTATTTTTCCCGAAACCCTATCGAGACAATTGTGGAAAACAAGAAAAAGTTCGGGGTATTCGTTACAGCGAATCTATTTATCATTCTGTTCTTCGGAGCGGGAGGTCAAAACTTCCTGTATTTCGATTTCTGA
- a CDS encoding MBOAT family O-acyltransferase, translating to MIFTSTLFFVFFLIVYVLYWSWESRKYREWILLIASLAFYASWNPPFLLHLMGIVFLNYLFLKPIAKTKSKKLLTIIVLIDLINLGIFKYFYFVSDNLFYVTKLSLFDTSTFSFRIILPLAISFYTFQVMAFVIDVYRGKVEELPNFFHFTLFLLFFPQLVAGPIMRAKDFFPRLEHLRIHKTAIYTGLFLVGLGACKKILIADNLGSLIDPVFLRPKEYGSGSLLLATIGFTWQVYSDFSGYTDVARGCAFLFGFNIPRNFNAPFFSKNIHELWRKWHITLGTWLKDYIYIPLGGSRISEFRTNINQTITFALGGLWHGANWTFLAWGLSHGLFLFVERTLERKGIRILPEAGKFFTGVRIFWTYALFTFAAVFFRSFNIGDCFYIFESWFYHIRPEQTNTLSFNLTIPYIIGGIIFHAAEAPAHYPLWFQRNRTKLLLAFLLIGALIFGNYAGKGQDFIYFAF from the coding sequence ATGATATTCACCTCCACTTTATTTTTCGTATTCTTTCTGATCGTTTATGTTCTGTATTGGTCTTGGGAAAGTCGTAAGTACAGAGAATGGATCCTTCTCATAGCATCTCTGGCATTTTATGCATCTTGGAATCCGCCCTTCCTTCTGCATCTTATGGGGATCGTATTCCTAAATTATCTTTTTCTAAAGCCGATCGCTAAGACAAAAAGTAAAAAACTTCTTACAATTATCGTTTTAATAGATCTGATCAATTTAGGAATATTTAAATACTTCTATTTCGTTTCAGACAATCTTTTCTACGTCACAAAATTATCTTTATTCGATACGAGCACATTTTCATTCAGAATCATTCTTCCATTAGCGATCAGCTTTTACACATTCCAGGTGATGGCGTTCGTAATAGATGTGTATCGCGGAAAAGTAGAAGAACTTCCGAACTTTTTTCATTTCACTTTGTTCTTATTATTTTTTCCTCAATTGGTCGCAGGACCTATCATGAGGGCAAAAGATTTTTTTCCTAGATTAGAACATTTAAGAATTCATAAAACAGCAATCTACACCGGACTATTTTTGGTCGGCTTGGGAGCCTGTAAAAAGATCTTAATCGCTGACAACTTAGGAAGTTTGATCGATCCTGTTTTTTTGAGACCAAAAGAATACGGAAGCGGATCCTTACTCTTAGCAACCATCGGATTTACCTGGCAAGTGTATTCGGACTTCTCCGGATATACAGACGTAGCAAGAGGTTGTGCTTTTTTATTCGGGTTTAATATTCCGAGAAACTTTAACGCTCCATTTTTCAGTAAAAATATCCATGAACTTTGGAGAAAATGGCATATCACTTTGGGAACCTGGCTAAAGGATTATATCTATATTCCTTTAGGCGGAAGCAGGATCTCTGAGTTCAGAACCAATATCAACCAAACGATCACATTCGCTTTAGGAGGTTTATGGCATGGAGCCAACTGGACTTTCCTAGCCTGGGGACTTTCTCACGGATTGTTTTTGTTTGTGGAAAGAACCTTGGAAAGAAAAGGAATCAGGATTTTACCCGAAGCCGGAAAATTTTTCACTGGGGTTCGCATCTTTTGGACATATGCACTATTTACTTTTGCGGCTGTGTTCTTTCGTTCCTTTAATATAGGAGATTGTTTTTATATTTTCGAAAGCTGGTTCTATCATATACGTCCTGAACAAACCAATACTCTTTCTTTCAATCTAACGATCCCTTATATTATAGGCGGAATTATTTTCCATGCTGCGGAAGCTCCGGCACATTATCCTCTTTGGTTCCAAAGAAATAGGACCAAACTTTTACTTGCCTTTCTTTTGATCGGAGCTTTGATCTTCGGCAACTATGCTGGCAAGGGACAAGATTTTATCTACTTTGCATTTTAA
- a CDS encoding DUF1574 family protein, with translation MKRIPLLYRKILWIPLGVAALLIVWDRLLSSEKIRPYTETGAEYYFYNMKDKVLSTMKKETDSKTDDQKVLTFFGTSHMGEFSLEEFKKESPGLIVYNLSGPSAPYSFHNFTLEKLLKKEIPLDYAILEYYPDSGTDFANRYPLRYSYDFPFFLRYWDIFSTNEWDSFLKARVFRTSVFPPRFKEAFSRIKNPGEVQQLVFIRDILINESDKFKGGIPNGLLANTPEDKLGSESERIFNESYKNFKSSKVQEYFLRNFLKTARENHIKVVLWTPLLYSTFSEKVRSAAFFQEWISLRNKLIQEYPETLVLDMEEYRSRMKCQKFIDPHHLSGGCYAEPTRFLVEFLQEKGNLPKTR, from the coding sequence ATGAAAAGAATTCCTTTGTTATATCGCAAAATTCTTTGGATCCCTCTCGGAGTCGCTGCCCTATTAATCGTATGGGATAGACTACTTTCTTCCGAAAAAATCAGACCTTATACTGAAACAGGCGCAGAATATTATTTTTATAATATGAAGGATAAGGTTCTTTCTACCATGAAGAAAGAAACCGATTCAAAAACAGATGACCAAAAGGTGCTCACATTCTTCGGGACCTCTCATATGGGAGAATTTTCCTTAGAAGAATTTAAAAAAGAAAGTCCTGGCCTAATCGTATATAATCTTTCCGGGCCTTCTGCACCTTATTCTTTTCATAATTTCACTTTGGAAAAACTTCTTAAAAAAGAAATCCCCTTGGACTATGCGATCTTAGAATATTATCCGGATTCAGGAACGGATTTTGCGAATAGATATCCATTACGTTATTCTTATGATTTTCCTTTTTTCTTAAGATACTGGGATATATTTTCCACAAACGAATGGGACAGCTTTTTAAAAGCGAGAGTTTTCAGAACCTCGGTATTTCCACCACGATTCAAAGAAGCATTTTCCAGGATTAAAAATCCGGGAGAAGTCCAACAACTTGTATTCATTCGTGACATTCTAATCAATGAATCGGACAAGTTTAAGGGAGGGATCCCGAACGGACTTTTGGCAAATACCCCGGAAGATAAATTAGGTTCGGAATCCGAGAGGATCTTTAATGAATCTTATAAAAATTTCAAAAGTTCCAAGGTCCAAGAATACTTCCTTAGGAATTTTTTAAAAACTGCAAGAGAAAATCATATTAAAGTAGTCTTATGGACTCCTTTATTGTATTCCACATTCTCTGAAAAAGTCAGATCCGCCGCATTCTTCCAAGAATGGATATCCCTAAGAAATAAATTGATCCAAGAATATCCCGAAACTTTGGTATTAGATATGGAAGAATATCGTTCCAGAATGAAATGCCAAAAGTTCATTGACCCACATCATCTCAGTGGTGGGTGTTATGCGGAACCTACTAGATTTCTAGTGGAATTTTTGCAGGAAAAAGGGAATCTTCCTAAAACAAGATGA
- a CDS encoding nucleotide pyrophosphohydrolase, whose product MNFDEAQKTVDDWINTIGVKYFSELTNLAILMEEVGEFSRLVARKYGDQSFKKGEDPEGLSKELGDILFVLTCLANQMGISMEEAFKATLEKNTTRDKDRHKNNPKLKDL is encoded by the coding sequence ATGAACTTCGACGAAGCCCAAAAGACGGTAGATGATTGGATCAACACCATCGGGGTTAAATATTTCTCGGAACTTACAAACCTTGCCATCTTAATGGAAGAAGTGGGAGAATTCTCCCGACTTGTAGCCAGAAAATACGGGGACCAATCTTTCAAAAAGGGAGAAGATCCTGAAGGTTTATCCAAAGAATTGGGAGATATACTTTTTGTCCTGACCTGTCTCGCCAACCAAATGGGAATTTCTATGGAAGAGGCTTTTAAGGCTACTTTGGAAAAGAACACAACTCGTGACAAGGATCGCCACAAGAATAATCCTAAGTTAAAGGATCTTTAA
- a CDS encoding ExbD/TolR family protein translates to MRKSILKEEDPGIDLTSFIDVVFILLVFVMLAVSFRKEIRSIPLELPKVGQGEDPKGERVEFALLPDGTYRIGEEKVQKAGLEEKLRQGIVKEKEVRFFADKTTNYEEIVKLLDLLSRSGASSLELAVQGQK, encoded by the coding sequence ATGAGAAAGTCGATCCTAAAAGAAGAAGATCCGGGAATAGACTTAACCAGTTTTATAGATGTAGTATTTATACTTTTAGTTTTCGTAATGTTGGCAGTGAGTTTTCGAAAGGAAATCCGATCTATTCCATTAGAACTTCCTAAAGTAGGACAGGGAGAAGATCCTAAAGGAGAAAGAGTGGAATTTGCACTTTTACCTGATGGGACCTACAGAATCGGAGAAGAAAAAGTGCAAAAAGCCGGCTTGGAAGAGAAATTAAGACAAGGGATAGTCAAAGAAAAAGAAGTTAGATTTTTCGCGGACAAGACAACAAATTACGAAGAGATTGTAAAATTATTGGATTTATTAAGTAGGTCGGGGGCTTCTTCCCTGGAATTGGCTGTGCAAGGTCAAAAATAA
- a CDS encoding MotA/TolQ/ExbB proton channel family protein: protein MKDLGFLQGLDWVSSLIIFLSVWNLGTFIHVWSILPKRKESLKQNFLSENNPSIWEEKLSEVLFPIETKLSWMKHLAGISTMLGLLGTVLGISEAFSSLQAAGTVSLDAFAGGIKLALVTTILGLFVAIPSLFGFQFLKHRLLDLEREALSWLKIPPR from the coding sequence ATGAAAGACCTAGGCTTTCTGCAAGGATTGGATTGGGTTTCAAGCCTAATCATTTTTCTTTCCGTTTGGAATCTTGGAACATTTATCCATGTATGGAGCATTCTTCCCAAAAGAAAAGAATCCTTAAAACAAAACTTCTTATCCGAAAACAATCCATCCATCTGGGAAGAAAAACTATCAGAAGTATTATTTCCCATAGAAACTAAACTTTCCTGGATGAAACATCTGGCAGGGATCTCGACGATGCTCGGACTTTTAGGGACTGTACTCGGAATTTCAGAGGCGTTCTCTTCTTTGCAAGCGGCAGGGACTGTTAGTCTGGATGCATTTGCAGGCGGGATTAAACTCGCACTGGTAACCACGATCCTTGGTTTGTTCGTCGCAATCCCTTCCTTATTCGGATTCCAATTTTTAAAACATAGATTATTAGATTTAGAAAGAGAAGCCTTATCTTGGCTAAAGATCCCACCTAGGTAA
- a CDS encoding ubiquinone/menaquinone biosynthesis methyltransferase yields the protein MPSSDTKADFVRVNFNRIASKYDRFNDCSSFFLHRSWKNRLVQEIETETKGPIRVLDLCCGTGDISIRLERSQRVESLLSLDFSESMLEVAKTRLEKPINQGKVKIEWGDATNLSHIKSESLDAVSIGFGLRNVNNIDKALSEIYRVLKPGGVFANLDVGKVKNPFIKAFADFYFFKIVPLFGYVLWGGKNEMFDYLPVSSLYYPDQEGLKSKLEQTGFEKVRYTNFVFGNSVLHIGKKQSRP from the coding sequence ATGCCTTCCTCAGATACGAAGGCCGATTTCGTTCGAGTAAATTTCAACCGGATCGCTTCCAAGTACGATCGTTTCAACGATTGTAGTAGCTTCTTCCTACATAGATCTTGGAAGAATAGACTGGTACAAGAGATCGAAACTGAAACCAAGGGGCCCATCCGAGTTTTAGATCTTTGCTGCGGAACGGGAGATATTTCCATCCGTCTGGAAAGATCCCAAAGAGTGGAATCTTTACTAAGCCTGGACTTCTCCGAAAGTATGTTAGAAGTCGCAAAAACAAGACTCGAAAAACCGATCAACCAAGGTAAAGTCAAGATAGAATGGGGAGATGCCACCAATCTCTCCCATATCAAAAGTGAAAGCCTGGACGCAGTCAGTATTGGTTTCGGTTTAAGGAATGTGAACAATATAGATAAGGCATTATCAGAAATTTATAGAGTTCTGAAACCCGGTGGAGTATTCGCCAACCTGGACGTGGGAAAAGTTAAAAATCCTTTTATAAAAGCATTCGCAGATTTTTATTTTTTCAAGATCGTTCCCCTTTTCGGTTATGTACTCTGGGGAGGCAAAAATGAGATGTTCGATTATTTGCCGGTCTCCTCTCTCTATTATCCGGACCAAGAAGGTTTAAAATCCAAATTGGAACAAACAGGTTTCGAAAAGGTAAGATATACCAATTTTGTATTCGGGAATAGTGTGCTTCATATAGGAAAAAAGCAGAGTAGACCGTAG